From Micromonospora echinospora:
AGGGCTCGCCGTGACGCTCGCCGCCGACGCCGGGCCCGCGCTGCCGGTCGTGTTGCTGCGCCAGGGCGACCCGGGCGACCGCGGCGTGCCGGTGCCGGCCGGTCCGGCGCGGCCGGACGACCCGGCGTACGTGCTCTACACCTCCGGCTCGACCGGACAGCCCAAGGGCGTGGTGCAGAGCCACCGCAACGTGCTGTTCGGCGTCCGCAACCACGTGCGCAACTTCGCCGTCCGGCCGGACGACCGCACCAGCGTGCTCACCTCGTTCGGCTACGACATGGCCGTCACCGACACGTTCAGCGCGCTGCTGTCCGGCGCCGCCGCCGTCCCGGTCGACGTCCGCGCGCACGGCCTCGGCCACCTGACCGGCGCGCTCGCCGACCGGGGCGTCACGATCTACCACTCCACCCCTACCGTCTACCGGTACGTGGTGGCGAGCCTGGGCGAGGGCGGGCGGCTGCCGTCGGTCCGCGCGGTGGTGCTCGGCGGCGAGGAGGTCACCCGGCACGACGTGGTGCTGGCCCGGCGGTCGTTCGCGCCCGGCGTGGTGTTCGTCAACGGGTACGGCACCACCGAGATCAGCTTCGCCGCGCAGCACCACCTGCCGCCGGACGCCGAACCGGCGCGGGCAGTCGTGCCGATCGGGCACCCGCTGCCCGGCATCGAGGTGGTGTTGACAGATCCGGCCGGACGCCCGGCCTGCCTCACCGGCGAGGTGGTGGTGCGTACCCCGCACGTCGCACTGGGATATCTGGGCCTGCCGGAACTCACCGCGGCCCGGTTCACCGAGCACGGCGGGGTGCGGGCGTACCGGACCGGGGACGTCGCGCGGCGGCTGCCCGACGGCACGCTCGTCTACCTGGGCCGCGGCGACCGGATGGTGAAGATCCGCGGCTACCGGGTGGAGCTGGGCGAGATCGAGGCCCACCTGGCCGCGCTGCCCGGGGTGGCCCACGCGGCGGTGGTGGCGCGTCGCGGCGCGTCCGGCGCGGGCGAGCAGGAGATCGTCGCGTACGTGGTGCCGGTCGCCGGAGCGAACGTCGAGCCGGGACCGCTGCGGGAACGGCTGGCCGGTCTGCTGCCGGACTTCATGGTGCCCCGGGCGGTCGTTGCGGTACCGGAGCTGCCGACGGGACCGACCGGCAAGCTCGACCAGGCCGCCCTGCCCGACCCGGACGCCGACCGGCCGGCCGCCGGGGGACCGCCGTCCGGGCCGGTCGAGGAGACGATCGCGGCGGGCTGGCGCGCGGTGCTGGGACTGCCCGCTGTGGACCGCCAGGTGAACTTCTTCGAGGCGGGCGGGCACTCGCTCCAGCTCGCCCTGGTGCAGCGGTACCTGGAGGAACACCTCGGCCGCCGGGTGCCGCTGGCGCGGCTTGTGGAGTTCCCGACGGTGGCCGCGCTCGCCGAGCACCTGGCGACGGCCGGGGACGCGGGCGGCGTACCGGATGACGGTCGCCTGGCGGCGGTCGGGCGCCGGATGGCCCGCCGCAGCGCCGCGCGGGCCGGCGGGGAGGGCCGGGCGTGAGCGACGACGACCGGATCGCTGTGGTGGGCCTGGCCTGCCGGGTGCCGGGCGCTGACGACGCGCCCACGCTGTGGCGCAACCTCCTGGCCGGGTTCGACGCGGTACGCCGGACCGCCGGAGAGGGCGTGCCCGCCGGTCCCGGCTGGGTACCGGCGTTCGGGCGGCTCGACGACCTGGAGGGCTTCGACGCGGACCTGTTCGGCTATCCCGCCGAAGCGGCGGCGCTGCTCGATCCGCAGCACCGGCTGTTCCTGGAGGTCGCCTGGCACGCGCTGGAGGACGCCGGGATCGACCCGGACCGCGATCCGGCCCAGACCGGCGTGTTCGCCGGGTGCGGACCCAACCGCTACCTGCACCACCACCTGCTCGGCAACGCCGCGCTGGCGCCTGGCGC
This genomic window contains:
- a CDS encoding non-ribosomal peptide synthetase, with translation MNPPHRPLGLPPGPAARLAARARAAGVGPAAVVLTATALLVRRYTGAQVVTLRHGDDPVTLDLTGDAPIRELCRSVRPAPPGSAVDATVRVGPDLRDVALSGLPADYAEDLCADLAEFLSTLDPDASSAGVVPSARYERRPAPDRWRLHGGDGAEAGRVRGDTIPAAFAATVEAYPQRLALLADDATVTYRELGAAVAATAVALAGPGDLAAPVAVLCRHGVATVTGILAALASGSPYVPLDPAYPAARLAAMLRDAGVRAIVTDPVHEGLAVTLAADAGPALPVVLLRQGDPGDRGVPVPAGPARPDDPAYVLYTSGSTGQPKGVVQSHRNVLFGVRNHVRNFAVRPDDRTSVLTSFGYDMAVTDTFSALLSGAAAVPVDVRAHGLGHLTGALADRGVTIYHSTPTVYRYVVASLGEGGRLPSVRAVVLGGEEVTRHDVVLARRSFAPGVVFVNGYGTTEISFAAQHHLPPDAEPARAVVPIGHPLPGIEVVLTDPAGRPACLTGEVVVRTPHVALGYLGLPELTAARFTEHGGVRAYRTGDVARRLPDGTLVYLGRGDRMVKIRGYRVELGEIEAHLAALPGVAHAAVVARRGASGAGEQEIVAYVVPVAGANVEPGPLRERLAGLLPDFMVPRAVVAVPELPTGPTGKLDQAALPDPDADRPAAGGPPSGPVEETIAAGWRAVLGLPAVDRQVNFFEAGGHSLQLALVQRYLEEHLGRRVPLARLVEFPTVAALAEHLATAGDAGGVPDDGRLAAVGRRMARRSAARAGGEGRA